The Carassius carassius chromosome 37, fCarCar2.1, whole genome shotgun sequence genomic sequence TATTTGTATCCTTCCTGCAGTGTTTATTCTCAGAGCTCAGCTGTTGAACACACTTGATTTGACCAGCTCATTTCTGTCATGACTCGTGAGTGTGTTTGAGCGTGAATCTGTATCTATGCAGTCTGAATGCCACCGTGTGCCGCCTCTAACCACACTGAAGCCCCAGCAACACACCTTTGGGAAAAGATGCCACAACATGTCCAGGTGCAGACTGAAGTGTTACGTAACTGGGAGAGACATTCAAGAGGAGTCAAATGAGGCAACCGTATTCGCTTTAAACATTATGACATAACTACACTTTTATAGCTCTTATCTTCTGAAGGAGTTGCGACGGAGCAAATGAAAGCTTAGCAACCTCTACAGAACAATTAGTAGCCTGTATTCCGGTCTAATTACAGCTCGACACTATATACACACGCACTCAAAGATGACTTTATTCTGAAAGTGCTGTGCACAAGCCACGGCGTACATGTGGTGAGGTCCAGCAGGCTGTAAGGAAGCTGCCAGACTGCTGAGTCATCTCAAGACTGTGGCTTTTATTAACAGAGCCTCCTCAGAAGCTCCGGCTCTGGGGTTTTCCACACACACAATCTGTCTATTATTGCAAGGCCGCAGGCACAGCCCAGGGCACCGAACGGCTTGGAGATGAGACCAAAGCTATACTGGAGAGAGTCGAATATGGCAGTGGCTTCTTCAGTGCAGCCTACACACTCAGCAGGGGATGTTAGTGGAAGGTCCCTTCGCTGGAGTGCACTGGTTCATTTGGAACGGATGGCAAAGTCATAATCGCAGCAGAGTCATACGAATAGAGTTACAGACGCTGATGCCCATGCGTGTGTTTGTTTTTGGGGGGGGGTATTATAAAACATAATGGATCCTTTGCCTCGTTCATTATACTTATTTTACAGAATGAAGTTTGTTTACAGTAGTGgcttaaataaattatgttactCCGAGACTGACATGATTGGCTTGTCGCGTATGtatatgaggtgtgtgtgtgtgtgtgagtgtatatatatatatatatatatatatatatatatatatatatataatatttctaatatgctgattcagtattgaaaacagttttgtggtttcattttttttggaaacattttgaaagatcagcatttatttaacatcttttatAACTATTCAAATGTATTAACTGACTCTTAATTTATTGTTTGCTGAATATAAGCATTAATTgcgaaatgtatataaatataaactgcattttttaaataaaatatataatttgaagcttaaaggtgctgtatgtatgtTTCTGACTctgctaaagcataaaaataccataacaagtttgcagatatttaagaaacatgttgAGTTAACATAGcctacttgtttatctgaaaaacaatgctacagtcaaaATGTGCATTCTGGGCTGGAATGTCGGtcttacccaattgtatttcggcacTCTGGGTTGCAAGTTGGCGGAAAACacagcatattttatttcattaattttcaaGTGGTTTTGTTCCTGCTTGTGTGGTCAATCTGGCAACCAGCGTGTGCGTCAAGACTGAGGAGGAGGGACCgggtgaaaaaaaccctctcctatattttgaatttggacaatacctagttcaaccacttggtgtcaatcctacatacagcacctttaaacataaacataaaaaagcatatttaaacataattacatATTCATGGAATCTGTCATTCTCAAAATCTCTATATTTGTTGATAAATATCTGTTGTTATCTTCAATATGAAACATGCTTTGTTCATATCATATGTCTTTTTAACTGTTATGTGTCTCACGGCCACCATAATAACATTGAAACAGCTGGAACAACAGAGTAAAAACCACATAAACATTTTGGACTCTGACTCTTTTTACTTTAGTCAAACTGGAACTGATGCTCAATGGTGATAGTAAGTATCTACTTTATGTGTAGTGATTCATCAGTGCTCTTTATGCGTCAGACTGAACTAATATAACCATTCAGAGTAATTAGTTTTATATTATAGtttgcatttaacattgttttgcCCTGCTCTTTATCATCAGATCTGAACTACATGTGAGGATTTCATCGACTTCTAACAGATCTTTCATGGTCTCTCATTTAATTTTGAAACGTATTAAGATTAAGATAAACCGGTTATGGCATGTTTCAGATTAATACTACACTTCCCGTCAAGCCTCAGCTATTGTAAATGCAGCAGTGCACAGATTACTGCACAATAGTAAAACATATTCATCCTGACGAAAAAGCCCTGTTTGACAACTTCTTTGATGGCCTTGCTGTAAAAAGAAGGAATGGTGGGACATTATTAGTCAGCGAGGCCATTGTCCGGGCATGTGCCACAGAGACACTTGAGACTGAGAGTCGAGAAAGTGACTGAGAGCTGAAACACTGCTTCTAATTAGCATTAAAAATCCTGCTTTTGCCTCGGGCCTCGAGAAACTAATTAAGAGAGATTCACACCGATATGTCTTACAAAGCCACAAAATCATTCTCTTTATTTGGACAATGTGTAACTAATGACATAATGAGCTTTGTGCATTTCCTCTATAATCTTTTTTAACCATCACAACGCAGACGTTTATTTTCTAACTTTGGCAACCGCTCAGCAGAATATGGAGAAAATTGTAGTAATAACAGCACTGCCCAatggaaaagaaaataaaaacacatccatCAAGTTTTCCGTCCAGTCGGAATACATTCCAGGGAACAGCAGTCTGGTTTTCCTGCCATGCTTTGTGTGCAGATGAAAACCTTTACAAGAATGAATCCAGATTCACTGTTCAAATACTTATGAAATGTTAAACAGTGCAGCTGTGAGTCATACTTCATCTATGGTTAATGTCTCCTAAAGCAGCATCATGCTTTAACTTATAATACTGAGCGTAAGTCCTCCATTTAGCATGAGGTAAATGTGTCTCTTAAAAGTGAAAAGTCCATGCCAAAATTCAACACTGGAGTTGTGAGGAGTGAACTTAGCACTGAATTATGGTGAAGAGCAATCCATTGGGTCTCTATTGCTTTTGACCTCAAGTAAAAGTGTATGGAAAAACTCCACTGTGTATAAAACATCTATGGCCTAACACCCACATGTACAAATCCATCCACAGTGTCTGTGAGCAGGCCAAAAGGTGTCACTTTGAAAAATGTtggaagcacaaaaaaaaaaaaaaaaaaatgtgagtttTAAAGTTCTCAGCATTTTTTATCCGGTTTTTTCTTAACATTGGGCTCCTGCCTTCACTTTATTGTccgcagtctctctctcttttggatCCCATCCTGTGTCTAGGGTGAGAAATCTGGGAGATACAACAGTTATACTGCATTAGTGGAGCACTTCAGTACTTATGAGATGTGGAAGGAAGTACAGATGCAtccaattaaatacattttttttattcatatttttccatGCACAAATGGAAAAGGCATAAAATCCAATTCTGGCTATCCGAATTGTGTGTATTTGTAATGCATGATAGCAAATTATTTTTACAGCGAAGAAAACTAATATCTGGTTTAATTCCATGTTTCATTCAGCATTATCTAATTGCTTTTGCTATATGCATGAGAGCTGATCAAGCATGAATGccttttaaatacttaaaaaatgggTACAAAATTAATTCTGGATTTGCTAATAAAGTCTGGAACCAAAGGACTCTATGGGATCAAATAATAACTTTAAAACATCCTATTAAATAACACGAAAAATCCAACAgaattgtatatacatttattaattgtatgtgTTTTGGAAACCcttttgaatttaattaataGCAGGACAATCCTTTTGTGAGTTATtggtgttttaattattatttgtgtgtgtgtgtatatatatatatatatatatatatatatatatatatatatattcattcaattTGATGTTCCATGTGAGAAGTTTTCTTATTGGAGAAGAGCTTTAAAATATTTCTGTAAAACTTTTTGTTTTATGATAGGCTATGTTGTAATTTTAAGCGAAATTCCCAATATGATCCTTTAGAATTGATtccaaattaacattaaaattccAATTGAAAATTCTTATCTTTTTTTGGGACTCGGTCAGCTATTCCATGCAAAACCTTTAGCAAAGCCTCGTAAGACTATAAAGGAATATTTAGTCATGGATTTCCGTGTGTCTTTCATAGATCTCGATCCAGTAAATCAACAGCAGATGTTATTCAGGATAATTGGTTCCTGAGAACGCGTGAACGCTTCTCCATAGGAGCACACAAGCAGCCCTTCCAGAATAACATCAAAATCAGCTGTCTTTACCCTCAGAGCTCGACGTCTCCCTCGCCGCAGCTGCCCAGATGTGACAGATGTCTGTTCCTGCCGGTCTGAACGGCGACGCGGTTTTTGAAGCGCACGAGCGCGAGCGCGATCTCCGCGTTCCACGCCGTTCCCTCCTGCTGGCACCTGAAGTCAATCTCCTTCCCGCCGTTCATCACGATGGTGAAGTACACCAGACCCCGTTTATACTCCACGCAGTCCAGCGTGGTCATCTGCTCGAAGCGCATCTCTTTACCGCTCTCTCCTTTACAGTCGTACAGCCGGAGCCCGTCCTCCGTCAGGACGCAACGCTTCTTCTTCCAAAGCTGCAGAAGTCCATTACTCCTCTTCTCCAGATAGCCGTCCTTCATGACTTTACATTGGTTCATTCTGAATGAAGGTTGCTGTGAAACCAAAAGCAATGGTTAATTAGAATCGGCGAAGCGTTCGCTGTTGTTTTCGCGCAGCGTTAAAAACCGTACGTTGCACGCGAACGCGCGTAACCGCTGTGCGCCCACTACAGTATACAACGCCTTCATTTATTTCGTTTCTTTAAATGTTTCTGCTGAAAATGATCCCTCTAAAGAAcccgtccctgattcaaacgcaTCGTCGCTGCATCGCCGCCAGACTCCTCTGTGGCTAAAGATCAATTTCCGACTTTTATATATTGTTACAATCTTCTTGGAAGTCCCGTAATCTGGGCATGTTGGTACTTGCTCCTCTGAAAGCGACTCTTCTCTTGTTTCTGGAGGCTCTTTCCCCCCCACCCGGTCGTGACGTCACGGGGATTAGTCCTACTTTAACTGCACTCTggaatgctgctgctgctgctgactgATAAACATTAGCTTGTGCGTCCATTCATGTCATGACATCTTAACTTCAGACggattttttttgtgaaaggaCTTTCTCTTAATCCACTGAATCACTTTGACGGGACACTTAACGTCtgactgttgttattattattagtcccCCAGTCAAaacgcttttttttttatttttacagaatttctgtcataatttagaaCCAGAGGAtcctattaatatttttatataacctACGATCCCAGTACAATACAACaattaaactagattttttttttaatccgatGATAAAAAAATTTTATAGTCTCCATTCGACAAAAAATGTAATTCCTACAGTTCTactaaaaacaaaatttcaaagcatgtaatttcagaacatttaaaaaaaatatgggttctggtgaaaaaataataatttaatgaaatctaaataaataaatacaaacaaagaaaacaatacatgTTAGTTTGAATAATTACTCTTAAAATAAACACactactttttttctgtttaataaattctCCCATTAACTTTCAATGCACTTGCAATTTTTAAGCTATACCAAAAAAACCTTACCAAATCATTGAATGGACACAATCTTTGGCTGGTGGAGATTTGTGGCTTGTGTTTTTGTGCCATGTCATACCTCACTTAAACAATGTGCCTTCCCAAATATGTTCGTCAACTGATTGCAGGCTGTCGGATCAGTGTTGACAGCTCTGTAAAATAACCTACTAGTCCGAAAGCTATCTATTTTCAGTGTATAAAGCTAAAAATAGGCTATGAAaagtacaaacacacaataacacttAAAGTTACttcaatttctgaaaaaaaaatagtaattgatGTCATAAATACACAAGCCTGCTTTTTAACTGGCAGAATCCATTgtacctttaataataataaaaaatgaagtgcCGAATATGCAAGTGGTTGGCTTGTTTACTGCAAACACTTTCACGAGACcttaattgatgaactggagtggtgtggattacttgtggattattgtgatgtttttatcagctgtttggactctcattctgatggcacccattcactgcagagcatccattggtgagcaagtgatgtaatgatacatttctccaaatctgttctgatgacaaAATAGAATGGATGGCCAAAGGGTAAGTATAGTTTATGATGATTGAACTAttttgaatgtaataataaacaaatataaagaaaaacagaGTCCTGACTGTAAGTGTCAGACTGTTCATCTTTCAGTCACAGTGAAACTCAATAAGAGAGTGACTCATGTagtacatatataaaattgtaaaatgattAGATCATGAACTTAGCATGTGATTGAGATGATGTGAAAGGATTGTAGTTATATTATTTATGCTCACTttaattttttggtttgtttactttatttacagGCTCAAGGTCCATTAACAAGGAACACACAATACAAACCAAAACAATACACATTAAAAAAGATAATACCAATAAGTAATACCTACTTCCTTATTAAGGACTGACACACTTCAGTAAGCCTAGGATTTGACAGCAACATTATATTATTAGCCGACAAATAAACGTATACATCAAATTTATCATCAAAACAGGGAATGATTGTAGTCTTACCTTACAGAATAATCCCTTGCACTGCTCCATCTTGGGTTTTTTTCAGCAGGATCCTCATACAGTCATTGTACGCATCCTGAAGCTTATATAGGCTCTCTGTCTTAAACTTAACCCTCAAAGGTGCAGCATAAAAAGTACAATATGCTCTAAAAAGGTTTATCTTTACCTTATCTGAACACTCTCACCAACATATTTGCTGGAGCATATAACTTACGACATTGCCTATACATATCATCATAAACtcatttaattattaatgatattaCCTTAATATTTTACTGTAGTACATACATTAAAACTTGCCCTGATAAATACAAATATGGGAAATTCAAAtctcttttttttgtattgtattgcacATCATATCTAATCCCATAATAAGAACATATATTAAGCAACTGTCGAAAATCAACACTACTTGGGGAAAAAACAAGTAGATCATAGGCATACATAGAGTGATTGACTGTTGTATTACCAAACATGCTTCAAGTCCTACAGTCACTTAATTCTTCTGACAATTCATTCGTATAGACATAAAAAAGGGCTGGTTAAAGTAAACCTCCTTGCAGCACTTCATTACTTACTCTAAATGTATCTGAGACACAATTACCCCACTTTATCTGCAAACTTTGATAAGTGTACGAATATGTAAAAATTCTTAATTTCCTATTAGGTACTGTTTACTGAATAACTTTTGATGATTAACTCTATTGAAAGCTTTAGAAGCATCAATAAAGGCTATTATAGCAGTGGAATTTTGCCTTTTATACAGTTCTACTACTTCATTCAGAGAATAAATACAGAAATCAGTACTATGGTGAGCCTTAAAACCAAACTGATTGTCTATGGTATCAAGATAAACATCTAATCAATCTAATATGTTTCTTTCCAAAAAACGTTGACACAACACTCGCTAAAGCAATTGGTCTATAGTTATCCAAACTGCTTCCCTTCCCAGTCTTATCCTTAATAACAGGCAACAAGGTTATTAAATACAGACTCTGGCAGCAGCCCATGTATCATAAAACCAGTGAGGCAAACTGCGAGAAGAACCAAAAGCCTAGGGCTCACAAATTGTAGGTGTTCAGCAATAATTTGTTCTAAACCACCAGTTTTCCTATCTTTAAGCTAAATTATTGCTTGATAAACCTCATTTGTTAAAATACTCCCTGTGTCCATACTAGAGACTACTTCCACTCTACATGGCTCACTCTTTACACAACTAAACCGAGTAGAATAATGTTGCCTCCACAACTCTGCTGTATTCTCAGCTCCCGAAACACCCTCAATATAGCATGGTAATGTCACATCGCTCCTGTTTATTGATCTTGCGTCCTTCCAGAAAGCATTCACATTATAACAAAGTAGGTTTTCTGCCACTGAATCAGCTTTCATCACTTGTTCATGTTTACAAATATAACAAACTGCATATTTGTATTTGGCATTAGTTAACTATTTCTGGTCCAAAAGTGCTCATTGTCTGGGCCTACCAGCTATATCCCATGCCTTAAATGgttcctttgcttttttttatgcTGATACATACTTTTTCCACCCTGGCTTACTATGATATTTCTTGTCAGGGCAAGTAAGATATGGTCTACTAGCATCATGCACTGATCTCACAATATCATCATACATATCACAAAAGGCTGTACCATGGGAAATGTCATTACAATTCACATCTGTACACATGATTGCATCGCTGGGTAATACCACCGTATTCAGCAGTGTGTCCGTTTTTccataatatgttttaatatcttCATCCGTATGTTTAGACTAATCAAATTTTACCAAAGCAGCACTTTTACACTCATAATTCATCTTGGGCAGACTTCCAGAAATAACAAGCATTAAGAATGGTACATGATCAGATGAAGAATCACCATATCAAATTGTCATTGACTATATAGTATCATGAGCCTCAGCTGCCAGACTGCACTTATATATGTATAACTGTCCATAGTTAACAATGGTTTACTAGATGACTTTAAACTATTATCAACAAGGAAATGCAGCATATGCTTAGAAAACAAAGCATATGCTTCCAACCTTAACCCTACTCCATCTCCCAGAACTCCACCCCTAAATCCACCCATCTTCCagagctccacccctaaacctacccatctaaACACAGCTCCACCCCTAACCCCACCCATCTCCCAGAGCTCCACCCCTAAACAACCCATCCTctagaaaagtgaaagtgaagtgacattcagccaagtatggtgatccatactcagaatttgtgctctgcatttaacccatccgaaatgcacacacacagagcagtgaacacacacacacacactgtgagcacacacctggagcagtgggcagccatttatgctgcggcgcccggggagcagtagggggttcgatgccttgctcaagggcacctaagtcgtggtattgagggtggagagagaactgtacatgcactccccccacccacaattcctgccggcccgggactcgaactcacaacctttcgattgggagtccaactctctaaccattaggccacgacttcccaatgtCACGAATgccacccctaaacccacccatctccccAGAGCTCCACCCCAAAACCACCGATCTCCCCAGAGCTCCATCCCTAAACCCATACATTTTCTAgaactccacccctaaacccacaCATTTTCTAgaactccacccctaaacccacccatctcccagAGCTCCATCCCTTAACCCATACATTTTCTAGAACTCCacacctaaacccacccatctcccagAGCTCCATCCCTTAACCCATACATTTTCTAGAACTCCacacctaaacccacccatctcccagagctccacccctaaaccACCCATCTCACAGAGCTCCATCCCCAAACCCACACATTTTCTAGaattccacccctaaacccacccatctccaagagctccacccctaaacccaaaCATTTTCTAgaactccacccctaaacccactAATCTCCCCAGAGCTCCAACCCGAAACCACCCATCTTACAGAGCTCCATccctaaacacacacattttctagaacttcacccctaaacccacccatctcccagAGCTCCATCCCTAAACCCACACATTTTCTAgaactccacccctaaacccactAATCTCCCCagagctccacccctaaaccACCTATCTCCCAAAGCTCCATCCCTAAACCCACACATTTTCTAGAACTCCACCCCTAAACCACCCATCTCACAGAGCTCCATCCCTAAACCCACAAATTTTCTAGAACCCCATCCCTAAACCCACTAATCTCTCCAGAGTTCCACCCCTAAACCACCATCTCACAGAGCTCCATCCCTAAACCCACACATTTTCTAgaactccacccctaaacccacccatcccCCAGAGCTCCATCCCAAAACCCACACATTTTCTAgaactccacccctaaacccactAATCTCCCGagagctccacccctaaaccACCCATCTCCCAGAGCTCCATCCCTAAACCCACAGATTTTCTAgaactccacccctaaacccacccatctcacAGAGATCCACCCCTAAACCCATCTCACAGAGCTCCATCCCTAAACCCACATATTTTCTAGAAATCCACCCCTAAACCCACTAATCTCTCCagagctccacccctaaaccACCTATCTCCCAGAGCTCCATCCCTAAACCCACACATTTTCTAgaactccacccctaaacccacccatctcacAGAGATCCACCCCTAAACCACCCATCTCACAGAGCTCCATCCCTAAACCCACACATTTTCTAGAACTCCATCCGTAAACCCACTAATCTCTCCAGAGCTCCACCCCCTAAACCACCATCTCACAgaactccacccctaaacccacaCATTTTCTAGAACTCCACCGCTAAACCAACCCATCTCCCAGAGCTCCATCCCTAAACCCACACATTTTCTAgaactccacccctaaacccactAATCTCCCCAGAGCTCCATCCCTAAACCCCCACATTTTCTAgaactccacccctaaacccacccatctcccagAGCTCCATCCCAAACCCATACATTTTCTAGATCTCCACACCTAAACCAACCCATCTCCCagagctccacccctaaaccACCCATCTCACAGAGCTCCATCCCCAAACCCACACATTTTCTAGAATTCCACCCCTAAACCACCCATCTCCCagagctccacccctaaacccacaCATTTTCTAgaactccacccctaaacccactAATCTCCCCAGAGCTCCAACCCGAAACCACCCATCTTACAGAGCTCCATccctaaacacacacattttctagaactccacccctaaacccacccatctcccagAGCTCCATCCCTAAACCCACACATTTTCTAGAACTCCACCCCTAAACCACTAATCTCCCCagagctccacccctaaaccACCTATCTCCCAGAGCTCCATCCCTAAACCCACACATTTTCTAgaactccacccctaaacccacccatctcacAGAGATCCATCCCTAAACCACCCATCTCACAGAGCTCCATCCCTAAACCCACACATTTTCTAGAACTCCATCCCTAAACCCACTAATCTCTCCagagctccacccctaaaccACCATCTCACAgaactccacccctaaacccacccatcccCCAGAGCTCCATCCCAAAACCCACACATTTTCTAgaactccacccctaaacccactAATCTCCCCagagctccacccctaaaccACCCATCTCCCAGAGCTCCATCCCTAAACCCACACATTTTCTAgaactccacccctaaacccacccatctcacAGAGATCCACCCCTAAACCACCCATCTCACAGAGCTCCATCCCTAAACCCACACATTTTCTAgaactccacccctaaacccactAATCTCTCCAGATGTCCACCCCTAAACCACCATCTCACAGAGCTCCATCCCTAAACCCACACATTTTCTAgaactccacccctaaacccacccatcccCCAGAGCTCCATCCCAAAACCCACACATTTTCTAgaactccacccctaaacccactAATCTCCCAGAGCTCCAGCCCTAAACCCACACATTTTCTAgaactccacccctaaacccactAATCTTTCCAGAGCTACACCCCTAAACCACCCATCTCACagagctccacccctaaacccacaCATTTTCTAGAACTCCactcctaaacccacccatctcccagAGCTCCATACCTAAACCCACACATTTTCTAGAACTCCACCCCTAAACCACCCATCTTCAAaagctccacccctaaacccacaCATTTTCTAgaactccacc encodes the following:
- the LOC132117925 gene encoding pleckstrin homology-like domain family A member 3, whose product is MNQCKVMKDGYLEKRSNGLLQLWKKKRCVLTEDGLRLYDCKGESGKEMRFEQMTTLDCVEYKRGLVYFTIVMNGGKEIDFRCQQEGTAWNAEIALALVRFKNRVAVQTGRNRHLSHLGSCGEGDVEL